CAGTTTTTCCAAGACATATCACAAGATCCAACCCTGCAACAGCAGTTTCAAGAAGCAAGCGATCGAGAAAGCTTAGTCAATAAGATGGTAAGCCTTGGTAACGAGAAGGGCTACAGCATTACTTCTAGCGAAGCTGACGAGTGGCTAAAGTCGATGGCTAACCAGTCAGCTA
The genomic region above belongs to Phormidium ambiguum IAM M-71 and contains:
- a CDS encoding Nif11-like leader peptide family natural product precursor; this translates as MSSATLNQFFQDISQDPTLQQQFQEASDRESLVNKMVSLGNEKGYSITSSEADEWLKSMANQSATSGELSDDQLEAVAGGMIINSWEDRKNKKEDRKNKKGFIPR